The genomic window CCTGACGGTCCTGAACACCTACGTTCCGCAGGGCAAAGCGCTCGACCATCCCGACTACGAGGTGAAGAAACGCTTTCTGGAGCGGGTCCGCACCATCGTGGAGCGCGAGGCGGAGCGGCCCTTCGCCTGGGTCGGCGACCTCAACGTGGCTCCGACGGAGATCGACGTCACCAACCCCGCCAACAAGAAGGACCACGTCTGCTTCCATACGGACATCCGGGAAAGGTTCGCGGACACGGCGGAGGGGCTGACCGATGTCCTGCGCACCTTCCGCCCCGAGGCCGGGGAGTACACCTTCTTCGACTATCGGGTGAAGAATGCCCTGGAGCGCAACATCGGCTGGCGGATCGACCACATCCTCGCCTCCCCGTCCCTGGCGGAGAGGGCGCTCGACTGCTTCGTGGAGCGCGCGCCGCGCGGCTGGGAGAGGCCGTCGGACCACACGCCCCTCGT from Fretibacterium sp. OH1220_COT-178 includes these protein-coding regions:
- the xth gene encoding exodeoxyribonuclease III, whose product is MKRRLRLATFNVNSVRSRLPVLERWLPEGGVDLLFLQETKAVDADFPVAAFEALGYGVRFCGEKSYNGVAVAARDGDALKNVSFGFGDGEEPGFPTRVVLTRFGDLTVLNTYVPQGKALDHPDYEVKKRFLERVRTIVEREAERPFAWVGDLNVAPTEIDVTNPANKKDHVCFHTDIRERFADTAEGLTDVLRTFRPEAGEYTFFDYRVKNALERNIGWRIDHILASPSLAERALDCFVERAPRGWERPSDHTPLVADFEL